The proteins below come from a single Benincasa hispida cultivar B227 chromosome 4, ASM972705v1, whole genome shotgun sequence genomic window:
- the LOC120075892 gene encoding zinc-finger homeodomain protein 2 translates to MEFDEENDDEIMEEMPIATHHYDSLSNSASTRPKHGEGSSAVRKSSSSSSGGSNIRYRECLKNHAIGIGGHAVDGCGEFMPAGEEGSIDALKCAACNCHRNFHRKETDSDQGHYYYQQQQLQICSYRGPTPHPSAYVYLRGAPVQPRALALLAAGREEDDTSNPSSSGGGGGGGGGSGSGLLKKRFRTKFSTEQKEKMLGFAEKVGWTIQKHDEADVERFCTETGVRRQVLKVWMHNNKHTLGKKP, encoded by the coding sequence ATGGAATTTGACGAGGAGAACgacgatgaaataatggaagaGATGCCAATCGCCACTCACCACTACGACTCGCTCAGTAACTCAGCTTCAACTCGGCCCAAACACGGAGAAGGTTCATCGGCGGTGAGAAaaagcagcagcagcagcagcggAGGGAGTAATATTAGATATAGAGAGTGTTTGAAGAATCACGCCATCGGAATCGGCGGACACGCGGTGGACGGTTGCGGCGAATTTATGCCGGCGGGAGAAGAAGGGAGTATAGATGCACTAAAATGCGCCGCCTGTAACTGTCACCGGAATTTTCACCGGAAAGAAACGGATTCAGATCAAGGACATTACTATTACCAACAACAGCAGCTACAAATTTGTTCATATCGTGGGCCCACCCCGCACCCATCTGCTTACGTGTACTTAAGAGGAGCCCCAGTTCAACCAAGGGCGTTGGCGTTGCTGGCGGCGGGGAGGGAGGAGGATGATACGTCAAATCCGAGTAGTAGTGGCGGAGGAGGCGGCGGCGGCGGAGGAAGTGGAAGTGGGttgttgaagaagagatttaggACAAAGTTTAGTACAGAGCAAAAGGAGAAAATGTTAGGGTTTGCGGAGAAAGTTGGATGGACAATTCAGAAACACGACGAGGCTGACGTGGAACGATTCTGTACGGAAACCGGAGTCCGTCGGCAAGTACTTAAGGTGTGGATGCATAACAATAAGCATACTTTGGGGAAGAAACCCTAA